In Oncorhynchus kisutch isolate 150728-3 unplaced genomic scaffold, Okis_V2 scaffold3826, whole genome shotgun sequence, a single genomic region encodes these proteins:
- the LOC109877001 gene encoding gastrula zinc finger protein XlCGF26.1-like encodes MASVKLEDCSQTLELNANIKDDEEEEKIGKSVSHGDHVETFSTSREQQQEDHRANRSPHCPHCEEIFPILSKLKIHQKIHTGQNPYSCTDCGKRFTTSGNLTVHQRVHTGEKPYSCSDCGASFSRLGHLKTHEHIHTGVKPYPCSDCVKCFTTSAELKVHQRTHTGEKPFFCSDCGKSFSQLSHLKTHERIHTGLKPYSCSDCVKCFTTSAELKVHQRTHTGEKPFFCTDCGNSYSALCNLKTHERIHTGVKPYSCSDCGKSFSQLDILKTHESLHTGVKPYPCSDCVKCFTTSAELKVHQRTHTGEKPFFCTDCGNSYSALCNLKTHERIHTGVKPYSCSDCGKSFSRLDILKTHESLHTGVKPYSCSDCVKCFTTTAELKVHQRTHTGEKLYSCSDCGKSFPLLRTLKTHEHVHMVVKPYSCSNCGKTFSQLGHLKTHERIHTGEKPYSCCDCVKCFKTSAELKALQRTHTSEKPCSCSDCGKSFSRLDLLKTHERRHTGVKPYSCSDCVKCFTTSAELKVHQRTHTGEKPYSCFDCGKIFSQLGHLKTHERIHTGVKPYSCSDCIKYFTTSAELKVNQRTHTGEKPYSCSGCGKRFSRLDYLKTHERIHTGEKPYSCSDC; translated from the exons atggcatcagtgaagctggaagactgcagtcaaacactggagctgaatgccaacattaaagatgacgaagaggaggagaagattgggaaatctgtttctcatg gagaccacgttgagacattctctacatccagagagcaacagcaggaagatcACAGAGCTAACAGGTCTCCccactgcccacattgtgaggagattttcccaattctatcaaagctaaaaatacaccAAAAAATACATACAGGACAGAATCCGTATTCCTgtactgactgtgggaagagattcacaaCATCAGGGAATCTAACGGTTCATCAGAGagtgcacactggagagaagccttactcctgctctgactgtggggcgagtttctctcgactgggccacttaaaaacacatgaacatatacatacaggagtgaagccttacccctgctctgactgtgtaaaatgcttcacaacatcagctgagctaaaagttcatcagagaacacacacaggagagaagcctttcttctgctctgactgtggaaagagtttctctcaactttcccacttaaaaacacatgaacgtatacatacaggattgaagccttactcctgctctgactgtgtaaaatgcttcacaacatcagctgagctaaaagttcatcagagaacacacacaggagagaagcctttcttctgCACTGACTGTGGAAATAGTTACTCTGCACTGTGcaacttaaaaacacatgaacgtatacatacaggagtgaagccttactcctgctctgactgtggaaagagtttctctcaactggacatcttaaaaacacatgaaagtttacatacaggagtgaagccttacccctgctctgactgtgtaaaatgcttcacaacatcagctgagctaaaagttcatcagagaacacacacaggagagaagcctttcttctgCACTGACTGTGGAAATAGTTACTCTGCACTGTGcaacttaaaaacacatgaacgtatacatacaggagtgaagccttactcctgctctgactgtggaaagagtttctctcgactggacatcttaaaaacacatgaaagtttacatacaggagtgaagccttactcctgctctgactgtgtaaaatgcttcacaacaacagctgagctaaaagttcaccagagaacacacaccggagagaaactttactcctgctctgactgtggaaagagtttcccTCTACTGAGAACcttaaaaacacatgaacatGTACATATGGTAGTGAAGCCATATTCCTGCTCTAATTGTGGAAAGACTTTTTCTCAACTGGGAcacttaaaaacacatgaacgtatacatacaggggagaagccctACTCCTGCTGtgactgtgtaaaatgcttcaaaacatcagCTGAGCTAAAAGCTcttcagagaacacacacatcagAGAAGCCTtgctcctgctctgactgtgggaagagtttttctCGACTGGACCtcttaaaaacacatgaacgtagacatacaggagtgaagccttactcctgctctgactgtgtaaaatgTTTCACAACATCAGctgagctaaaagttcatcagagaacacacacaggagagaagccatactCCTGCTTTGACTGTGGAAAGATTTTCTCTCAACTGGGccacttaaaaacacatgaacgtatacatacaggagtgaagccttactcctgctcagACTGTATAAAATACTTCACAACATCAGCTGAGCTAAAAGTtaatcagagaacacacacaggagagaagccatactCCTGCTCTGGCTGTGGAAAGAGGTTCTCTCGACTGGACtacttaaaaacacatgaacgtatacacacaggagagaagccttactcctgctctgactgttgA